A window of the Dongshaea marina genome harbors these coding sequences:
- a CDS encoding sigma-70 family RNA polymerase sigma factor, which translates to MKSIESFNSCITEFWDQHQDEFYMFLLSRVADPEKAKDLLSELFLKARDNFNSFCDMAQPRAWIYRSAKNLITDEHRRNRDCVDIDKIDFPAGVEQSELVTLTECLPEAMNKLPEATRTLLRECDLERRQQKEVAAEMGITLPALKSRLLRARESLKEIMADLCAVEEDESSKVCCHRKTSTYSI; encoded by the coding sequence ATGAAAAGTATCGAATCATTTAACTCATGTATAACTGAGTTTTGGGATCAACATCAGGATGAGTTTTACATGTTTTTATTGTCAAGAGTGGCTGATCCAGAAAAAGCTAAAGATCTTCTAAGTGAATTATTTCTGAAAGCAAGAGACAATTTCAACAGCTTCTGCGATATGGCTCAACCTCGGGCCTGGATTTATCGAAGCGCTAAGAATTTGATCACCGATGAACATAGGCGCAATAGAGACTGTGTTGACATAGATAAGATTGACTTTCCGGCCGGAGTGGAGCAATCCGAGTTGGTAACCCTGACAGAATGTCTGCCTGAGGCGATGAATAAACTACCAGAGGCTACACGCACCCTATTGCGTGAATGTGACTTAGAACGTCGGCAACAGAAAGAGGTTGCAGCAGAAATGGGGATAACATTACCAGCCTTGAAATCCCGGCTGTTGCGTGCCAGAGAGAGCCTGAAGGAGATCATGGCTGATCTGTGTGCTGTTGAAGAAGATGAATCTTCAAAGGTCTGCTGCCATAGAAAAACATCAACCTATAGCATCTGA
- a CDS encoding heme-binding beta-barrel domain-containing protein, translating into MSLETLSRMIGIWTGSGEMNDGSRKGDIHEYLEIKHSDINDCLSYERKLRIDYPTESVLHNEIGYVTHEMFNIMTSLGGYLPLKWNSVSERYCQMYESSFIKGISRKVVFPNSAMMIWDSRSKIINGRDWVTHNAYVEFFLVSR; encoded by the coding sequence GTGTCACTGGAAACTTTATCTAGGATGATAGGTATATGGACAGGAAGCGGGGAAATGAATGATGGGAGCCGTAAAGGAGATATTCATGAATATCTAGAAATAAAACACAGTGATATCAATGATTGTTTGTCTTATGAGAGAAAGCTTAGGATAGACTATCCAACTGAATCAGTTCTTCATAATGAAATTGGATATGTTACACATGAAATGTTTAACATAATGACCTCATTAGGTGGTTACCTCCCATTAAAGTGGAATAGTGTTAGTGAAAGATATTGTCAAATGTATGAATCCTCGTTCATCAAAGGTATATCGAGAAAGGTTGTATTCCCTAACTCAGCGATGATGATTTGGGATAGTAGGTCAAAAATAATTAATGGTAGAGATTGGGTTACCCATAATGCATATGTTGAGTTTTTCTTGGTCAGTAGGTGA
- a CDS encoding DUF2846 domain-containing protein, with protein MNEMLPACHRVTITGCATRPAERTEYTKLQPLESGWSRIYVSAGRYAGVKLWSVHQVGPVFVDDQHVGNTAKDEHFVVDLRLGSYEEYCEPEQPDRNRVEKRQFRFNAGETYYLSCEMSNKGVGIGFGMVGAIFSKYLTKSYLAEKTMSDPDSKLVAYKRLQPTPLNK; from the coding sequence ATGAATGAAATGCTCCCTGCTTGCCATCGCGTTACCATCACCGGATGTGCCACTCGTCCAGCGGAGCGTACGGAATATACCAAGCTGCAGCCTCTTGAGAGCGGCTGGAGTCGTATCTATGTGAGTGCGGGGAGATATGCTGGAGTAAAGTTGTGGAGTGTTCACCAGGTCGGCCCCGTCTTCGTCGATGACCAACATGTGGGGAATACCGCAAAAGATGAGCATTTTGTGGTTGACCTGCGACTAGGGAGCTATGAGGAATATTGTGAACCAGAGCAGCCGGACAGGAACCGGGTTGAAAAACGCCAGTTCAGATTTAATGCTGGAGAGACGTATTACTTAAGCTGTGAAATGTCGAATAAAGGGGTTGGGATCGGCTTTGGCATGGTTGGCGCTATTTTCTCAAAATACTTAACCAAATCCTATTTAGCAGAAAAGACGATGAGTGACCCGGATAGCAAACTTGTTGCATACAAGAGATTGCAGCCCACACCCCTGAATAAATAG
- a CDS encoding DeoR/GlpR family DNA-binding transcription regulator, with amino-acid sequence MNLSGFTGNPRHDQLIALISERGYMSIEELSQLLEVSTQTIRRDIRKLSEQRLVTRHHGGAGRASSVVNTDFEQREISYTAEKEAIAQAIADYIPDRCTLFLSIGTTVEQIARALRSHKDLRIITNSLRVADILYKSESFEVMVPGGSLRPHNGGIIGPAAVAFIEGFRADYLITSMGALEEDGSMLEYDVNESAVVKAMMGHSRHLLLAADHTKYHSSAAVEIGNIGQATALFSDQSPPPALAAIMAQKQVELRLPVVNRSE; translated from the coding sequence ATGAACCTCTCCGGGTTTACCGGTAATCCGCGCCATGACCAGCTGATCGCCCTGATCTCAGAGCGCGGTTATATGAGTATTGAGGAACTATCCCAACTGCTGGAGGTGTCGACTCAAACGATCCGCCGCGATATTCGCAAACTCAGCGAGCAGCGCCTGGTGACTCGTCACCACGGCGGTGCGGGACGCGCATCGAGTGTGGTCAATACAGATTTTGAACAACGAGAAATCTCCTATACCGCAGAGAAGGAGGCGATCGCTCAGGCGATCGCTGACTATATTCCCGACCGTTGCACCCTGTTTCTCTCCATTGGTACCACAGTGGAGCAGATCGCAAGGGCGCTCAGATCCCATAAAGATCTGCGCATCATCACCAACAGCCTGCGGGTGGCAGATATCCTGTATAAATCTGAATCGTTCGAAGTCATGGTACCCGGCGGCTCCCTGCGCCCTCATAACGGTGGCATCATAGGTCCGGCAGCGGTCGCCTTTATTGAAGGATTTCGCGCCGACTACCTGATCACCAGCATGGGCGCCCTTGAGGAGGATGGCAGCATGCTGGAGTACGATGTCAACGAAAGCGCCGTGGTCAAGGCGATGATGGGTCATTCCCGTCACCTGCTACTCGCCGCCGACCATACCAAGTACCACTCCTCGGCCGCAGTGGAGATCGGTAATATAGGTCAGGCGACGGCCCTGTTCAGTGATCAGTCGCCCCCACCGGCTCTGGCCGCAATCATGGCGCAAAAACAGGTGGAGCTGCGACTGCCAGTCGTCAACCGCAGCGAATGA
- a CDS encoding aldose epimerase family protein, protein MTQITKHFFGEHQGQEVSLYTLTNKNGLRLCVTDYGCIITQLWVPDRNGELADIVLGFDELASYQAGHPFFGAIAGRCANRIGGGRFSLKGQEYQLACNEAPTGQHLHGGVRGFDKYVWRSEVDGDGILFSRVSADGEEGYPGELWVTHRIALTDDNRLVFDYSAHSDRTTVVNLTNHSYYNLSGQRQDICQHQLQINADFITPTDPATSLPTGEVLSVAGSAFDFRQATCLGEAMARRPDRDFDINYVLRRDSESLRFAAEVTEPNSGRVMRVLTNQPGVQLYNGFKLSNKHWEGKGGEIYRAFAGFCLEAQAFPDSIHQPHFCDVVLQPGETYQHRTEHHFSVIDGQE, encoded by the coding sequence ATGACCCAGATAACGAAGCATTTTTTTGGTGAACATCAGGGACAGGAAGTGAGTCTCTATACACTAACCAACAAAAACGGCCTGCGGCTGTGTGTAACCGACTATGGTTGCATCATCACCCAGCTATGGGTGCCGGATCGAAACGGTGAGCTGGCGGATATCGTACTGGGTTTTGATGAGCTGGCCAGTTATCAGGCAGGACACCCCTTTTTCGGGGCCATCGCCGGACGCTGCGCCAACCGTATCGGTGGGGGGCGCTTCTCGCTCAAGGGGCAGGAGTATCAGCTTGCCTGCAATGAGGCGCCCACCGGTCAGCACCTGCATGGTGGGGTGCGTGGCTTTGATAAGTATGTGTGGCGCTCTGAGGTCGATGGTGACGGCATCCTGTTCTCACGAGTTTCTGCCGATGGTGAGGAGGGGTATCCGGGGGAGCTATGGGTGACTCATCGGATTGCCCTGACCGATGACAATCGTCTGGTGTTTGACTACAGCGCCCATAGCGATCGCACCACAGTGGTTAATCTGACCAACCACAGTTACTACAACCTGAGTGGTCAGCGGCAGGATATTTGCCAGCATCAGCTGCAGATCAATGCCGATTTTATCACTCCCACCGATCCGGCCACCTCTTTGCCCACAGGTGAAGTCCTGAGTGTGGCAGGCAGTGCGTTTGACTTCCGGCAGGCCACCTGCCTCGGGGAGGCGATGGCCAGACGGCCCGATCGCGACTTTGATATTAACTATGTGTTGCGTCGCGACAGTGAATCGCTGCGGTTTGCGGCCGAAGTCACTGAGCCAAATTCGGGGCGAGTGATGCGGGTCCTGACCAACCAGCCCGGAGTTCAGCTGTATAACGGCTTTAAGCTCTCCAATAAGCACTGGGAGGGTAAAGGAGGTGAGATCTATCGTGCCTTTGCAGGCTTCTGCCTCGAGGCCCAGGCGTTTCCCGATAGCATTCACCAGCCTCACTTCTGTGATGTGGTGTTGCAACCGGGTGAAACCTATCAACACCGTACCGAGCATCACTTTTCTGTCATCGATGGGCAGGAGTAA
- a CDS encoding LysR family transcriptional regulator, with protein sequence MLSKTLDWDLLRIFFVICKTGSLSKASDYLNINQSTISRKLARLELKLGVRLFDRVYSGLKVTDEGIQLLDSVNKIDVEVNNISRHFMGNGDELSGKVVVATFDAMAEHLLPIILSFQKNNPNVTVELTSSGHTCNLEDREADISIRGAMSVPEGLIGKKISPISTSAYRKSDITGEMPSSWIGWGSSDSKLDPTPKDAKVSLRFDNVGMILKACESGAAIATLPCFIGDASKKLCRVPGTFNEEQTGLWMLCHKDVIKKKRVSVLYNLLLDFFYESNPVINS encoded by the coding sequence ATGCTTTCTAAAACACTAGACTGGGACTTATTGAGAATTTTCTTCGTCATTTGTAAAACCGGCTCTCTTTCAAAGGCCAGTGATTATCTAAATATAAATCAGTCTACAATTTCACGCAAGCTTGCGAGACTTGAATTAAAATTAGGTGTTAGACTATTTGATAGAGTTTACAGTGGCCTTAAAGTAACTGATGAGGGTATTCAATTACTTGATTCAGTTAATAAAATAGACGTGGAAGTTAATAATATTAGTCGGCATTTTATGGGGAATGGTGACGAACTCTCAGGGAAAGTTGTTGTTGCAACTTTTGATGCAATGGCTGAGCATTTGCTACCGATTATCTTGTCTTTCCAAAAAAATAATCCAAATGTAACAGTTGAGCTTACTTCATCGGGTCATACATGTAATCTTGAAGATCGAGAAGCTGACATTTCTATTAGAGGTGCAATGAGCGTTCCTGAGGGTTTAATAGGGAAAAAAATATCACCAATTAGTACGTCAGCATATAGAAAATCTGATATTACCGGGGAGATGCCTTCTTCTTGGATCGGTTGGGGCAGCTCAGACAGCAAGCTTGATCCAACGCCTAAAGATGCCAAGGTCTCACTGAGATTTGATAATGTTGGGATGATACTAAAAGCTTGTGAGTCTGGCGCGGCCATTGCTACTCTTCCCTGCTTTATAGGCGATGCCTCCAAAAAACTTTGTCGTGTCCCGGGAACTTTCAACGAGGAACAGACTGGTCTGTGGATGCTTTGTCATAAAGATGTGATAAAGAAAAAGAGGGTAAGTGTTCTTTATAATTTATTACTGGATTTTTTCTATGAAAGTAATCCAGTAATAAATAGCTGA
- the yihU gene encoding sulfolactaldehyde 3-reductase: MATVAFIGLGQMGQPMALNLLKGGEQLRIYDRNPNAMQALTEQGAFSCDSPAEAAEGAEFVITMLPNGDLVKEVLLGEQGVCSKLDSKALLIDMSTIHPLQSDQLREQLAQLGFSYMDAPVGRTSDHAVAGTLLILGGGDATQLERARPLLMKMGSELIEAGGPGMGIRVKLINNYMSIALNALSAEAATLCEGLGLSFDVALEVMQGTPAGKGHFTTTWPNKVLKGDLSPAFMIDLAHKDLGIAMDVANQLHVTMPMGAAARELFSQARAAGRGKQDWTAILEQVRAASGLTSKESTKTN; encoded by the coding sequence ATGGCTACAGTAGCATTTATTGGTTTAGGACAGATGGGGCAGCCGATGGCTCTCAATCTGCTTAAAGGGGGAGAGCAGTTGCGGATCTATGATCGCAACCCCAACGCGATGCAGGCGTTGACTGAGCAGGGCGCTTTCTCCTGTGATTCGCCAGCCGAAGCTGCTGAGGGAGCCGAGTTTGTCATCACCATGCTGCCTAATGGCGATCTGGTTAAAGAGGTACTGCTGGGTGAGCAGGGGGTGTGTAGCAAACTGGATAGCAAGGCGCTGCTGATCGATATGTCGACCATCCATCCTCTGCAGAGCGATCAACTACGTGAGCAACTGGCTCAACTCGGATTTAGCTATATGGATGCTCCGGTTGGCCGCACTTCCGATCATGCGGTTGCCGGTACACTGCTGATCCTTGGCGGGGGAGATGCGACGCAGCTTGAGCGGGCACGTCCATTGCTGATGAAGATGGGCAGCGAACTTATCGAGGCGGGCGGTCCCGGCATGGGGATCCGGGTCAAGCTCATCAACAACTATATGAGCATTGCTCTCAACGCATTGTCTGCCGAGGCCGCGACCCTGTGTGAAGGGCTGGGCCTGTCATTTGATGTTGCCCTTGAGGTGATGCAGGGCACGCCGGCAGGCAAGGGGCACTTTACCACTACCTGGCCGAACAAGGTGCTCAAGGGGGATCTCTCTCCCGCCTTTATGATCGATCTGGCCCATAAGGATCTCGGGATCGCCATGGATGTGGCAAATCAGCTGCATGTCACCATGCCGATGGGCGCTGCGGCACGTGAACTCTTCAGCCAGGCAAGAGCCGCCGGGCGCGGGAAGCAGGACTGGACCGCGATCCTGGAGCAGGTGCGCGCAGCATCCGGGCTCACTTCAAAAGAATCAACCAAGACGAATTAA
- a CDS encoding class II fructose-bisphosphate aldolase, translating to MPYISGKQMIQKAWQNGYGIGAFSAHNAETIAAILEAAEAEQAPVMIQIGQKVISVMDLEPMKAMVDAFMEKITVPVAIHLDHSRSFEQTMRAARCGFQSLMFDGSHLEFDENVRITRDVANVASALGIGMEGEIGKIGGTEDDISVDEKDALITTCDEAQRFVDGTGVDYLAVSIGTAHGVYKQEPKLAFGRLKEIRDEIQKPIVLHGGSGVPDDQVREAISLGVAKINVDTELRQAFTQGVNEILQANPDEVTLAVSLGRGREVMRDKVVEKIRLFGSQGKAADFNSVSHSN from the coding sequence ATGCCATATATCTCGGGAAAACAGATGATCCAGAAGGCCTGGCAAAATGGCTACGGGATCGGCGCATTCAGCGCCCATAACGCGGAAACCATTGCTGCCATCCTGGAGGCAGCAGAGGCGGAGCAGGCGCCGGTGATGATCCAGATCGGCCAGAAGGTGATCAGCGTCATGGACCTTGAGCCAATGAAGGCGATGGTCGATGCCTTCATGGAGAAGATCACAGTTCCTGTGGCGATCCACCTGGATCACAGCCGCAGCTTCGAGCAGACCATGCGTGCAGCGCGTTGTGGCTTCCAGTCTTTGATGTTTGATGGCTCACACCTGGAGTTTGATGAGAATGTTCGTATCACCCGCGATGTCGCCAATGTTGCCAGTGCCCTGGGCATAGGTATGGAGGGGGAGATAGGTAAGATTGGTGGTACCGAAGATGATATCTCGGTCGATGAGAAGGATGCCCTGATCACTACCTGCGATGAGGCACAGCGCTTTGTTGATGGGACTGGGGTGGATTATCTGGCGGTCTCTATAGGCACGGCTCATGGGGTTTACAAGCAGGAGCCTAAACTTGCATTCGGACGCCTCAAGGAGATCCGCGATGAGATCCAAAAGCCTATCGTACTGCACGGTGGCTCCGGGGTTCCCGATGATCAGGTGCGTGAAGCGATCTCCCTTGGCGTTGCCAAGATCAATGTGGATACCGAGCTGCGTCAGGCGTTTACCCAGGGGGTCAATGAGATACTTCAGGCTAACCCGGATGAGGTAACCCTGGCGGTCTCCCTCGGACGGGGACGTGAGGTGATGCGTGACAAGGTAGTGGAGAAGATCCGCCTGTTTGGCAGCCAGGGCAAGGCTGCAGATTTTAACTCCGTAAGTCACTCAAACTAG
- a CDS encoding MBL fold metallo-hydrolase, with translation MKRIFENLWQTETENPFSGLNTHAYVLKVEGVNILMYNTSLISEVDEMADVGGIDYQLISHRHEVGKSLSLIKNKYNSKLCINKLEAGSFKGDVDVYLDQNTDIVEGLKVISTPGHTSGGVCFYYNPPVGKSYLFTGDTYFISNGLLSTLIFSSHGGNSHDMKCSLLKLKELSPDFIIPSGSVGEVNILEITKSEWQEAIESSLLNI, from the coding sequence ATGAAAAGAATTTTTGAAAACTTATGGCAAACCGAAACAGAGAACCCTTTTTCAGGGCTAAACACCCATGCTTATGTTTTGAAAGTTGAGGGGGTAAATATTCTAATGTATAACACAAGTCTTATAAGCGAGGTTGATGAAATGGCTGATGTTGGAGGTATTGATTATCAACTTATCAGTCATAGGCATGAGGTAGGTAAATCATTAAGTCTAATTAAAAATAAATATAACAGCAAGCTCTGCATTAATAAATTAGAGGCTGGATCCTTTAAAGGTGATGTGGATGTTTATCTTGACCAAAACACAGATATAGTTGAGGGGTTAAAAGTTATCTCTACTCCCGGTCATACCAGTGGTGGAGTTTGCTTCTATTATAATCCGCCAGTGGGGAAGTCATATCTTTTTACCGGAGATACATATTTTATTTCAAATGGTTTACTTAGTACATTGATTTTTTCTAGTCATGGAGGTAATTCACATGATATGAAATGTAGTTTATTAAAGCTAAAAGAACTGTCTCCTGATTTCATCATACCCAGTGGCTCAGTAGGCGAGGTTAACATTTTAGAAATCACAAAAAGTGAATGGCAAGAAGCTATTGAATCTAGTTTGTTGAATATATAG
- a CDS encoding sulfite exporter TauE/SafE family protein — MSFFSIYTPEGVLLSVGTVLIVTGLMFSYTFVGICAGFGGGLTSMPLITLLLPVKMAAPMSVIVGTVTAIYATWLSRKEVDWRSSAVLILFSALGVPVGLYALSYLPDDLMKIGLGAFLILYSFYSLFIPKLPIYDRRWIAAPMGAIAGALGAAFSTNGPPVVIYGMLRNLGPAAFRGTLNAFFTANNIIIISGLVTSGILTVSTVKLVMFSIPTMILGSLVGQWVHKRMPVAVFRKLVFILLIASGSMLIKGAADLPAAWVLGSSFGLLIICQLLFGKKVAAIRAQESA, encoded by the coding sequence ATGAGCTTTTTCTCTATCTATACCCCGGAGGGGGTCCTGCTATCCGTTGGCACAGTGCTGATTGTGACAGGCCTGATGTTTTCCTACACCTTTGTCGGTATCTGTGCCGGCTTTGGTGGAGGATTAACTTCGATGCCCCTCATCACCCTGCTGCTTCCGGTTAAGATGGCGGCACCCATGTCGGTGATTGTGGGGACGGTCACCGCCATCTATGCAACCTGGCTGTCGCGCAAGGAGGTGGATTGGCGATCCTCTGCGGTGCTGATATTGTTTTCGGCGCTGGGGGTACCGGTTGGCTTGTATGCTCTGTCTTACCTGCCGGATGATCTGATGAAGATAGGACTGGGGGCATTTTTGATCCTCTACTCCTTCTACAGCCTGTTTATCCCCAAGCTGCCTATCTATGACCGGCGCTGGATCGCGGCACCCATGGGAGCGATTGCCGGTGCCCTGGGCGCAGCATTCTCTACCAATGGTCCACCTGTGGTGATCTATGGCATGCTGCGTAATCTTGGTCCGGCAGCATTTCGCGGCACCCTGAACGCCTTTTTTACCGCCAACAACATCATTATTATCTCGGGTCTGGTAACCAGCGGGATCCTGACAGTGTCTACGGTCAAGCTGGTCATGTTTTCGATCCCAACCATGATCCTGGGTAGCCTGGTGGGCCAGTGGGTTCATAAGAGAATGCCGGTGGCGGTATTCCGTAAGCTGGTGTTTATCCTGCTGATTGCATCGGGCTCGATGCTGATTAAAGGGGCGGCGGATCTGCCAGCTGCCTGGGTGCTGGGTTCGAGCTTTGGGTTGCTGATTATCTGCCAGTTGCTGTTTGGCAAGAAGGTGGCAGCGATCCGTGCTCAGGAGAGTGCCTGA